The Erythrobacter sp. genome segment CGCCCGGCTTCGTCGTGACGACTGCCGCGTTCGAGCAATTCCTCGCGCTGCTCGAAGCCAACGCGCCGCTGCGCGAACTGGTCGAAGGCCTCGATCCCAACGACCTGGGCGCCGCCACCAAATTGTCCGAACAATTGCGCGCACTGGTGCTGGAAGAACCAATGCCCGACGACCTCGATACCGCCCTCACCCAGGCGCACCAGCAGCTCTGTGCCGATAACCAGCCCGTTGCCGTCCGCTCATCCGCGACCACGGAGGATGCCGAGGACGCCAGCTTTGCCGGTTTGCAGGACACCTTCCTCTGGGTACTCGATGCCGCTTCGATGGTGCAGAAGGTGCGCGAATGCTGGGCCAGCCTCTATTCGGTTGAGAGCATGACCTACCGTCGCAAGCACGCGATTCCCGAAGCGCAGGTGGCGATGGCGGTGGTGGTGCAGCGGATGGTCGATGCCAAATGCGCAGGGGTGATGTTCACCCGCTCGCCCACCACGGGGGACAAGTCGGTTATCACGATCGAGGGTGCCTGGGGTCTCGGCAGCGCGGTCGTTTCGGGCGAGGTCACGCCCGACAAATGGGTGCTGGGGAAGATCACCGGAGAAATTTCCGCCCGCGACATATCGGACAAGCACGCCCGGCAGGTCCCTGCTCCCGGTGGCGGAATCGTCGAGGTGGAGAACGATGCGGACCTCCGCCATTCCCCCTGCCTCACCGATGACGAACTGATGGCCCTGCGCGAAGTCGGCCGCAAGGTGGAGCGGCATTACGGCAAGCCGCAGGATATCGAATGGGCGGTGGACAAGGCGGGCGGCGTGGTCCTGCTCCAGTCACGCCCGGAAACGGTTTGGGCGGTGAAAGATGCCCAGGCAAAACCCGTTGCTCCGCCGAGCGACAACCCGCTCGCGCACGTGATGGGCATTTTCGGCGGGGGCGCGCGCCCATGACTTCTGGACCGAGCCTGACCGGCAAGGACATCGCCGAAATCGCCCGCCTGCTCGACGCGAGCCATTTCACCGCGCTCGACCTGCAACTGGGCGAGATGAAACTGCGGATTCGGCGTGAGGGTGCGCGGGAGGAGGAATACCCACCTCAGCGAGTCCCCGCGAAGGCGGGGACCTCAGGCGAAGATGCACCAGATCCCCGCCTGCGCGGGGATTCAGTGAAGGATCAAGCGGCAGAAGCAGGCGCAGGCGAAGTCGACGTCATCGCCCCACTGCTCGGCAACTATTACGCTGCGCCCCGTCCCGGCGAAGACCCCTTCGTGCAGGTGGGCGACCGGGTTGGGGAAGACACCGTGATCGCCATCATCGAAGTGATGAAGCTGATGAACTCGGTCCGCGCAGGGGTTTCCGGCACGGTCACGGCGGTGCTGGTGGAGAATGGCTGCGCGGTTGAGGCTGGGCAGGCGCTGATCCGGGTGAGGGCTGACTGATGACCTTCGCTACGCCCACCCTCCTCGTCACCCCGGACTTGATCCGAGTCCCGCTTTTCTGCGGCACTCACAAGGTAGCGGGACCCCGGGTCAAGCCCGGGGTGACGTAAGGAAATAGACGAAATGGCCCGTATAGACATCGTCGAAACCTCCTTGCGCGATGGCAACCAGTGCCTGTGGGGGGCGACCGGGATCGACACCGCCAAGACGCTGACCGTAGCACCCGCCATGGAACGCGCAGGTTATCGCGCGATTGATTTCACCACCTCGACCCACATGGGTGTGGCGGTGCGGTTCAAGCAGGAAGACCCGTGGGAACGCATCCGGGCGATGGCGGAGATCTGCCGCAAGACGCCGCTGCAATTCCTCAGCACCGGCTTCCGTTTCATCGCCTGGGAAACCGCCACCCCGGATTTCATGGAACTGGCCTTCCGCACATTGGCGCGCAACGGCATCCGCCGCTTCGCCCTCGCCGATCCGATGAACGATGCCGCGTCGAACGCCGAAGTCGCGGGCATGGTGAAGCGCGCGGGCGGCGAACAGGTGGTCGGCGCGCTGGTCTATTCGATCAGCCCGATCCATGACGATGCGCACTATGCCGCCGCCGCGCGGACGATGGCGGCCTGCCCGCATATCGATGCGCTCTACATCAAGGACCCCGGTGGCCTGCTCACCCCCAAGCGCGCGGGCACGCTGATCCCGGCGATCCTCGCCGAAATCGGCGATATGCCGCTGGAACTGCACAACCACTGCACCATCGGCCTTGCCGAACCCGCCTGCCTCGAAGCCGCCGATCTGGGCGTGGCAGCGGTGCAATGCGCCAGTGGCGGCGCGGCGGACGGCACCAGCAATCCGCCGATCACCCGCATGATCGCCAACCTGCGCGCGGCGGGCCACACCGTCGATGTCGATGACGAAGCGGTGGAGGAAGTCTCCGCCTTCTTCACCGCGATGGCGGCGGCGGAAGACCTGACCACCGGCTCGCCGCGCGCGTTCGACGCTGCCTATTTCCAGCACAACCTGCCCGGCGGCATGGTTGGCACCATGCGGCGCCACTTGGCCGATCACGGCTGCCCCGAAAAGGAAGGCGCGGTTATCGAGGAAATGGGCCGCGTGCGCCGCGAACTGGGCTGGCCGATCGTGATGACCCCTTTCGCGCAGATGCTGCAAACGCAAGCGGTGATGAACGTGACCGCTGCCGAGCGCTGGAGCGTGATCCCGGACGAGATCATCCGCTTCGCCATTGGCCGGTTCGGGCGGCCCAATGCGCCGGTCGATCCGGATGTGATGGACCGGATCATGGCCAACCCGCGCACCAAGCAGTTGCAGGAAGAGACCGGCATGGCCGACGTCAAGACGCTGCGCAGCAAGCTGGGCGAGCGGCTCTCCGAAGAGGAATTCCTGCTGCGCGCGACCATGCCGGAGAACCTGGTCGAAGCGATGCGCAAGGCCGGACCAGCCGAACGCGCTTACGAACCGCGCAAGATCCCGCTGATGAACCTGCTGCGCGACCTCCTCGCCCGCACCGATCTGGACGAGGTAAACATCGAAAAGGGCGACATGAAGCTGGAACTGCGGGTGTGAGGCTTTGGCCAGACCGTCATTGCGAGGAGCCGAAGCGACGCGGCAATCCATCTCCGGCCGTATCGAGATATCGCGAGGGCAGGTGATGGATTGCTTCGCCTACTGCTCGCAATGACGAAAAGGTGAATCTCCATGCGCACACCCAAGGGCTTCATGTTCGATCTCGACGGAACGCTGATCCTCTCGAACCGCTCGCTCGGCGGCTACACCGCCATTCCCGGCGCGAAGGAGGCGCTGGAGGAACTCGACGCGCTTGGCATTCCGTGGATCGCGCTCACCAACGGCAGCGCCTTCGCGAGCGACGTGCAGGCGCCCAAGCTGCGCGCGGTCGGCCTGCCGGTGGCGGACGAACGGCTGTTCACACCCAATTCGGTGGCCGCCAGGGTGATTGCGGATCGCGGCTATCAGCGGGTGCTGGTGCTCGGCAATGCCGGA includes the following:
- a CDS encoding phosphoenolpyruvate synthase is translated as MQAVAWFADVGIADRPTVGGKGGSLGELTQAGIAVPPGFVVTTAAFEQFLALLEANAPLRELVEGLDPNDLGAATKLSEQLRALVLEEPMPDDLDTALTQAHQQLCADNQPVAVRSSATTEDAEDASFAGLQDTFLWVLDAASMVQKVRECWASLYSVESMTYRRKHAIPEAQVAMAVVVQRMVDAKCAGVMFTRSPTTGDKSVITIEGAWGLGSAVVSGEVTPDKWVLGKITGEISARDISDKHARQVPAPGGGIVEVENDADLRHSPCLTDDELMALREVGRKVERHYGKPQDIEWAVDKAGGVVLLQSRPETVWAVKDAQAKPVAPPSDNPLAHVMGIFGGGARP
- a CDS encoding biotin/lipoyl-binding protein, which produces MTSGPSLTGKDIAEIARLLDASHFTALDLQLGEMKLRIRREGAREEEYPPQRVPAKAGTSGEDAPDPRLRGDSVKDQAAEAGAGEVDVIAPLLGNYYAAPRPGEDPFVQVGDRVGEDTVIAIIEVMKLMNSVRAGVSGTVTAVLVENGCAVEAGQALIRVRAD
- a CDS encoding biotin carboxyl carrier protein, with protein sequence MARIDIVETSLRDGNQCLWGATGIDTAKTLTVAPAMERAGYRAIDFTTSTHMGVAVRFKQEDPWERIRAMAEICRKTPLQFLSTGFRFIAWETATPDFMELAFRTLARNGIRRFALADPMNDAASNAEVAGMVKRAGGEQVVGALVYSISPIHDDAHYAAAARTMAACPHIDALYIKDPGGLLTPKRAGTLIPAILAEIGDMPLELHNHCTIGLAEPACLEAADLGVAAVQCASGGAADGTSNPPITRMIANLRAAGHTVDVDDEAVEEVSAFFTAMAAAEDLTTGSPRAFDAAYFQHNLPGGMVGTMRRHLADHGCPEKEGAVIEEMGRVRRELGWPIVMTPFAQMLQTQAVMNVTAAERWSVIPDEIIRFAIGRFGRPNAPVDPDVMDRIMANPRTKQLQEETGMADVKTLRSKLGERLSEEEFLLRATMPENLVEAMRKAGPAERAYEPRKIPLMNLLRDLLARTDLDEVNIEKGDMKLELRV